One Deinococcus sp. LM3 genomic region harbors:
- a CDS encoding glycerophosphodiester phosphodiesterase, with protein MKPLLLGHRGTPRLHTENTLAGFQAAMDAGLDGVELDVRRLMDGTLVIHHDPALKEGGSLPAMNAADLPAHVPTLDATLAWAAYAGAFVNVEIKFEGPRPDDRVHRTLDAIRAHGLSRRVIVSSFSPLVLYAARHHAPEIERGFLFHRAYRLGALDLVPLVMRRVKAAALHPMHPLINDTLMAQARTHGWRVNTWTVNDAAQVARLKALGVDALIGDLPDVLLTAR; from the coding sequence ATGAAGCCGCTTCTGCTGGGTCACCGTGGCACGCCCCGACTGCATACCGAGAACACCCTGGCCGGATTTCAGGCGGCGATGGACGCCGGTCTGGACGGCGTGGAGCTGGATGTGCGCCGCCTGATGGACGGCACGCTGGTCATTCATCACGATCCGGCGCTGAAGGAGGGCGGGTCGCTGCCCGCGATGAACGCTGCCGACCTGCCCGCGCACGTGCCGACGCTGGACGCCACGCTGGCCTGGGCGGCGTATGCGGGGGCGTTCGTGAACGTGGAAATCAAGTTCGAGGGGCCCCGCCCCGATGACCGCGTTCACCGCACGCTGGACGCCATTCGCGCGCATGGGCTGTCACGCCGCGTGATCGTCAGCTCGTTCAGTCCGCTGGTGCTGTACGCCGCGCGGCACCACGCGCCGGAGATCGAGCGGGGATTCCTGTTCCACCGCGCTTACCGTCTGGGTGCGCTGGACCTCGTGCCGCTGGTGATGCGGCGCGTGAAGGCGGCCGCACTTCACCCCATGCACCCCCTGATCAACGACACCCTGATGGCCCAGGCCCGCACGCACGGCTGGCGCGTAAACACCTGGACGGTGAACGACGCCGCGCAGGTTGCCCGCCTGAAAGCACTGGGCGTGGACGCCCTGATCGGCGACCTGCCGGACGTGCTGCTGACTGCCCGCTGA
- a CDS encoding helix-turn-helix domain-containing protein yields the protein MTELPSPATSLMTIGTFAQATRLSSKALRLYDDLGLLPPTHVDAHTGYRYYAPAQLDAARLIGLLRQLNMPLNAIRATLQAAPGERPALIRRYWASAEQRHTAHRALADYVLNTLEGDTMTQTFTVHTRDLPARLIATIQRRVYQPDLDGFLPPSIERLLEFIPAQGAAIAGPPFVIYHGAVTADSDGPVEVCVPYTGTLTPTAGITLREEEAHHEAYVTVTKRQFEFPAILEAFDVTAAYAGAHGTCSDLICREVYPYGWDQADPEAPAAEVAWPYLPNG from the coding sequence ATGACCGAACTGCCCTCACCCGCCACGTCCCTCATGACCATCGGTACGTTCGCGCAGGCGACCCGCCTGAGTTCAAAGGCGCTGCGTCTGTACGACGACCTGGGCCTCCTGCCGCCCACTCACGTGGACGCTCACACCGGGTACCGCTACTACGCGCCCGCGCAACTGGACGCGGCCCGGCTGATCGGCCTGCTGCGGCAACTGAACATGCCCCTGAACGCCATCCGCGCCACGTTGCAGGCAGCGCCCGGCGAACGACCGGCCCTGATCCGAAGGTACTGGGCCAGCGCCGAGCAGCGGCACACTGCCCACCGCGCCCTCGCCGACTACGTCCTGAACACCCTCGAAGGAGACACCATGACCCAGACGTTCACCGTGCACACCCGCGACCTGCCCGCCCGACTGATCGCCACCATCCAGCGGCGCGTCTACCAGCCGGACCTGGACGGATTCCTGCCGCCCAGCATCGAGCGTCTGCTGGAGTTCATTCCCGCGCAGGGCGCCGCGATTGCCGGACCGCCCTTCGTGATCTACCACGGCGCGGTCACCGCCGACAGCGACGGTCCCGTCGAGGTCTGCGTGCCCTACACCGGCACCCTGACGCCCACGGCCGGGATCACGCTGCGGGAGGAGGAGGCGCATCACGAGGCGTACGTGACGGTCACGAAACGTCAGTTCGAGTTCCCCGCCATTCTGGAAGCCTTCGACGTGACCGCCGCGTACGCCGGCGCGCACGGCACCTGCAGCGACCTGATCTGCCGGGAGGTCTACCCCTACGGCTGGGATCAGGCCGACCCGGAAGCGCCCGCCGCCGAGGTCGCGTGGCCTTACCTGCCCAACGGCTGA
- a CDS encoding DUF4384 domain-containing protein, with protein MKKAALILAALATVTLGTPATAAPKLSAQSIIVNPVPTDLSVRVWVDRDPGGNGTPTYRVGDEIRIATTVNEDAYVYLFNVNPDGTTDQILPNHLSGTHYVRAGQTRTFPAPGDNFVFNVSGPRGLNKVLVIASRTELNLSQLSSYRSGEAFATVKPTTTPGFAQALSIVVNPIAQPIPQQNWTSDTVRYTVGR; from the coding sequence ATGAAGAAAGCTGCCCTGATCCTCGCCGCCCTCGCCACCGTCACCCTGGGCACGCCCGCCACCGCCGCGCCCAAACTCAGCGCGCAGAGCATCATCGTCAACCCCGTCCCCACCGACCTCAGCGTCCGCGTGTGGGTGGACCGCGACCCCGGCGGCAACGGCACGCCCACCTACCGCGTCGGCGACGAGATCCGCATCGCCACCACCGTCAACGAAGACGCGTACGTGTACCTGTTCAACGTCAACCCGGACGGCACCACCGACCAGATCCTCCCCAACCACCTCAGCGGCACCCACTACGTCCGCGCCGGACAGACCCGCACCTTCCCCGCGCCCGGCGACAACTTCGTGTTCAACGTCAGCGGCCCGCGCGGCCTGAACAAGGTCCTGGTCATCGCCAGCCGCACCGAACTGAACCTCAGCCAGCTCAGCTCCTACCGCAGCGGCGAAGCGTTCGCCACCGTGAAACCCACCACCACCCCCGGCTTCGCGCAGGCCCTGAGCATCGTCGTGAACCCCATCGCGCAGCCCATCCCGCAGCAGAACTGGACCAGCGACACCGTCCGCTACACCGTCGGCCGCTAA
- a CDS encoding DEAD/DEAH box helicase, whose protein sequence is MLPARSPYARLEGFLRDTLGGGATRLHEEEPAPARTVGVPELGWSDAVARGFGFPAVFAHQARTFELMRAGENVIITTPTASGKTGAFFPGVFDRLERDPAATALFVYPLVALGQDQRDKLLEFRERGGFGWEVAAFQGSAQGSAVFRPGVRMVTATPDKLHWSLVQPGVRDFLRNLSFLVLDEAHTYRGGFGSEVAGMLRRLLGLARALGANPQVVLSTATIGNPAEFARELTGVDATEVSESGAQRHGKRYYLADHRGQPRRFWNAVMDASARYDLKVLAFFRGRSRAARLYSTYRAQPGYAGRAHLYMAGTSDREGRLSEFRRTRSGVMFATNALEAGVDIGDLEVVIIDGYPGSRMAFRQMAGRAGRIAPGLVLYLPSLNEQGVPQPADAFYSNAGNFLDLLTGPIEKAVVEANNPYLSPRHQARANEEFHAAGLPEPHAAALTAPRYWNLRGEGSLKYVVVEAADWERLGARALDNPLESPSQHYALTEKHEGAVFTLDGQGYRVLRWEKHEGGTVILVERHDTANLFTRGLYTIEVTPREMGKWVQRGPLAYRHGEVVIRRRYTGYQMLRQVFERVCVGCDREPGPAERSCVKCGGRIQDRMQDHKLSEHLYDTPTELPPFRTSALEVGVDARATDYPTAVAHTLKHLLQKVTPERVACDENDLSGAFREGRDTYFFLYDDWLGGLGVSRRASLHMDDLLRRALDLTAKTCCQNPHGCFECIAVSRCYSPTLPSGERRPTDKHATRAFLQAVLGVTDEELHQPIPAHLRPDHSPGASVPHAPLPDQPTPPTDWPLQARELLDLHGLSLPEVSARLGIPSRELQRAVSTTQPLRLRHAKFGDGVFMQGFHQGERREVLVYFPGVGQKRLLLKFAGLTVIEAAPTPAR, encoded by the coding sequence GTGTTGCCTGCCCGTTCTCCCTACGCCCGCCTGGAGGGGTTCCTGCGGGACACGCTGGGCGGCGGGGCGACGCGCCTGCACGAGGAGGAACCCGCTCCGGCGCGGACGGTGGGCGTGCCGGAGCTGGGCTGGAGTGACGCGGTGGCGCGCGGCTTCGGGTTTCCGGCGGTGTTCGCGCATCAGGCGCGCACGTTCGAGCTGATGCGCGCGGGCGAGAACGTGATCATCACGACACCCACGGCGAGCGGGAAGACCGGGGCGTTCTTTCCGGGGGTGTTCGACCGCCTGGAGCGGGACCCGGCGGCGACGGCGCTGTTCGTGTATCCGCTGGTGGCGCTGGGGCAGGATCAGCGGGACAAGCTGCTGGAGTTCCGCGAGCGGGGCGGCTTTGGGTGGGAGGTGGCGGCGTTTCAGGGGTCGGCGCAGGGGTCGGCCGTGTTCCGGCCGGGCGTGCGGATGGTGACGGCCACGCCGGACAAGCTGCACTGGTCGCTGGTGCAGCCGGGCGTGCGGGACTTCCTGCGCAACCTGTCGTTTCTGGTGCTGGATGAGGCGCACACGTACCGGGGCGGCTTCGGGAGCGAGGTGGCGGGGATGCTGCGGCGCCTGCTGGGGCTGGCGCGGGCGCTGGGCGCCAACCCGCAGGTGGTGCTGAGTACGGCGACCATCGGGAACCCGGCGGAGTTCGCGCGGGAACTGACGGGCGTGGACGCCACCGAGGTCAGCGAGTCCGGCGCGCAGCGTCACGGGAAACGCTACTACCTCGCGGACCACAGAGGGCAGCCCCGCCGTTTCTGGAACGCCGTGATGGACGCCAGCGCCCGTTACGACCTGAAGGTGCTGGCGTTCTTCCGGGGGCGGTCGCGGGCGGCGCGGCTGTACTCCACGTACCGGGCGCAGCCGGGGTACGCGGGGCGCGCGCACCTGTACATGGCGGGCACCAGCGACCGCGAGGGCCGCCTGTCCGAGTTCCGCCGCACGCGCAGCGGCGTGATGTTCGCCACGAACGCCCTGGAAGCCGGGGTGGACATCGGGGACCTGGAGGTCGTGATCATCGACGGGTATCCGGGCTCGCGCATGGCGTTCCGGCAGATGGCGGGCCGCGCCGGGCGGATCGCGCCGGGACTGGTGCTGTACCTGCCGTCCCTGAACGAGCAGGGCGTCCCGCAGCCCGCCGACGCTTTTTACAGCAACGCCGGGAATTTCCTTGACCTGCTGACCGGCCCGATCGAGAAGGCGGTCGTGGAGGCGAACAACCCGTACCTGTCGCCCCGGCATCAGGCGCGCGCGAACGAGGAATTCCACGCGGCGGGCCTGCCGGAACCGCACGCGGCCGCCCTCACGGCGCCCCGCTACTGGAACCTGCGCGGCGAGGGCAGCCTCAAGTACGTGGTGGTCGAGGCGGCCGACTGGGAGCGGCTGGGCGCGCGGGCGCTGGATAACCCGCTGGAAAGCCCCAGCCAGCACTACGCCCTGACCGAGAAGCACGAGGGCGCCGTGTTCACCCTGGACGGCCAGGGGTACCGGGTGCTGCGCTGGGAGAAACACGAGGGCGGCACCGTCATCCTGGTCGAGCGGCATGACACCGCCAACCTGTTCACGCGCGGCCTGTACACCATCGAGGTCACGCCCCGCGAGATGGGCAAGTGGGTGCAGCGCGGTCCGCTGGCGTACCGGCACGGCGAGGTCGTCATCCGCCGCCGCTACACCGGCTACCAGATGCTCCGGCAGGTGTTCGAGCGCGTCTGCGTGGGCTGCGACCGCGAACCCGGCCCCGCCGAACGCAGCTGCGTGAAATGCGGCGGCCGCATCCAGGACCGTATGCAGGACCACAAGCTCTCCGAGCACCTGTACGACACGCCCACCGAACTCCCCCCGTTCCGCACCAGTGCCCTGGAAGTCGGCGTGGACGCCCGCGCCACCGACTACCCCACGGCAGTCGCGCACACCCTCAAGCACCTGCTCCAGAAGGTCACGCCCGAGCGGGTCGCCTGCGACGAGAACGACCTGTCCGGCGCGTTCCGCGAGGGCCGCGACACGTACTTCTTCCTGTACGACGACTGGCTGGGCGGCCTGGGCGTGTCCCGCCGCGCCTCGCTGCACATGGACGACCTGCTGCGCCGCGCACTGGACCTGACCGCCAAGACCTGCTGCCAGAACCCGCACGGCTGCTTCGAGTGCATCGCCGTGAGCCGCTGCTACTCGCCCACCCTGCCCAGCGGGGAACGCCGCCCGACCGACAAGCACGCCACCCGCGCGTTCCTTCAGGCCGTGCTGGGCGTCACCGACGAGGAGCTGCACCAGCCCATCCCCGCGCACCTGCGGCCCGACCACTCCCCCGGCGCCTCCGTCCCGCACGCGCCGCTGCCCGACCAGCCCACCCCGCCCACCGACTGGCCCCTCCAGGCCCGCGAACTGCTGGATCTGCACGGCCTGAGCCTCCCGGAAGTCAGCGCCCGCCTCGGCATTCCCAGCCGCGAACTGCAACGCGCGGTCAGCACCACCCAGCCGCTGCGCCTGCGCCACGCGAAATTCGGGGACGGTGTGTTCATGCAGGGCTTCCATCAGGGCGAACGCCGCGAGGTTCTCGTGTACTTCCCCGGCGTGGGCCAGAAACGCCTGCTGCTTAAATTCGCCGGGCTGACCGTCATCGAGGCCGCCCCCACGCCCGCCCGCTGA
- a CDS encoding GIY-YIG nuclease family protein: protein MTTDLSYYVYALKDPRTSPAAPFYIGKGIGTRAHDHLRRPDSTPKGQRIREILAGGAEILVVRLVEGLTEAQALKIEAELIAAFGTQASGGLLTNTVLPSGLGGKARAGKVVPAGVPEKAQVGLQLLKDAVLEFAQANPGGVTNSDTASLLGLRSDYGGGAKDYLSYSVLGLLMREGKIERRKPGHQHVARVR, encoded by the coding sequence GTGACCACCGACCTCTCGTACTACGTGTACGCACTGAAGGACCCGCGCACGTCGCCCGCCGCGCCGTTCTACATCGGCAAGGGCATCGGTACCCGCGCTCACGATCACCTGCGGCGACCCGACAGCACGCCCAAGGGCCAGCGCATCCGCGAGATTCTGGCGGGCGGCGCCGAGATACTGGTCGTGCGGCTGGTCGAGGGCCTGACCGAGGCGCAGGCGCTGAAGATCGAGGCGGAACTGATCGCTGCCTTTGGCACGCAGGCCAGCGGGGGCCTGCTGACGAACACCGTGCTGCCCAGCGGTCTGGGAGGCAAGGCGCGTGCCGGGAAGGTCGTGCCGGCGGGCGTGCCGGAGAAAGCGCAGGTGGGCCTGCAACTGCTCAAGGACGCCGTGCTGGAATTCGCGCAGGCCAACCCCGGCGGCGTGACCAACTCGGACACGGCCAGCCTGCTGGGGCTGCGCAGCGACTACGGCGGCGGCGCCAAGGATTACCTGTCGTACTCGGTGCTGGGCCTGCTGATGCGTGAGGGAAAGATCGAGCGCCGCAAGCCCGGCCATCAGCACGTCGCGCGCGTTCGCTGA
- a CDS encoding bifunctional nicotinamide-nucleotide adenylyltransferase/Nudix hydroxylase has product MAVPTPTPPRRKRTFGVYIGRFEPPHAAHLQVMLEALRSVQKLIVVIGSARAARNTKNPFTADERQELITAMLQQAGVPRTRLLFVHVRDYYYNETLWLSEVQAGVHAHTRGSTDIALIGHIKDESSYYLRSFPAWEFIPTHVVSPLSATDVRRAYFEGRLNDVQPMVPPAVHAFLDTFSRTPDYTELKAEYDHLLAYRAAWKDAPFAPIFVTTDAVITRSGHVLLVRRAGRPGRGRLAMPGGFLEPHETLLACAIRETHEETGLSPSIDLAAALRAQAVFDYPDRSLRGRTVTHAYHFDLGIGQLPRLSGGSDASEALWMPISDVLARPELFFEDHHAIIEHFVMRG; this is encoded by the coding sequence ATGGCCGTTCCCACCCCCACCCCACCCCGCCGCAAACGCACCTTCGGCGTGTACATCGGCCGCTTCGAACCCCCCCACGCCGCCCACCTGCAGGTCATGCTCGAAGCCCTGCGCAGCGTCCAGAAACTCATCGTCGTCATCGGCAGCGCCCGCGCCGCGCGCAACACCAAGAACCCCTTCACCGCCGACGAACGCCAGGAACTCATCACCGCCATGCTCCAGCAGGCCGGCGTCCCCCGCACCCGCCTGCTGTTCGTCCATGTGCGCGACTACTACTACAACGAAACCCTCTGGCTCAGCGAAGTCCAGGCCGGCGTCCACGCCCACACGCGCGGCAGCACCGACATCGCCCTCATCGGCCACATCAAGGACGAAAGCAGCTACTACCTGCGCTCCTTCCCCGCCTGGGAATTCATCCCCACCCACGTCGTCAGCCCCCTCAGCGCCACGGATGTGCGCCGCGCCTACTTCGAAGGCCGCCTGAACGACGTGCAACCCATGGTCCCACCCGCCGTCCACGCCTTCCTCGACACCTTCAGCCGCACCCCCGACTACACCGAACTGAAAGCCGAGTACGACCACCTCCTCGCCTACCGCGCCGCCTGGAAAGACGCCCCCTTCGCGCCCATCTTCGTCACCACCGACGCCGTCATCACCCGCAGCGGCCACGTCCTCCTCGTCCGCCGCGCCGGCCGCCCCGGACGCGGCCGCCTCGCCATGCCCGGCGGGTTCCTCGAACCGCACGAAACCCTCCTCGCCTGCGCCATCCGCGAAACCCACGAGGAAACCGGCCTGAGCCCCAGCATCGACCTCGCCGCCGCCCTGCGCGCCCAGGCCGTCTTCGACTACCCCGACCGCAGCCTGCGCGGCCGCACCGTCACGCACGCCTACCACTTCGACCTCGGCATCGGGCAACTGCCCCGCCTCAGCGGCGGCAGCGACGCCAGCGAAGCCCTCTGGATGCCCATCAGCGACGTCCTCGCCCGCCCCGAACTGTTCTTCGAGGACCACCACGCCATCATCGAACACTTCGTCATGCGCGGCTAA
- a CDS encoding YbjN domain-containing protein — protein MKKNLVSAALLVLTLSAPALAGGAAAPMTGASAQVVASTPAALMAALKEAGYRVTMDPATPDSDPSMTVMAGDYEVSVWLSNCKAGSCGRVTASTSWDYSDSEEELDTALVNDWNSNYYTQAYAYEGAYYLDSSMPIGGGYTRATLKAWMTDYLGDVKDFELELP, from the coding sequence ATGAAGAAAAATCTGGTGTCCGCTGCGCTGCTCGTCCTCACCCTGTCTGCTCCTGCCCTGGCGGGCGGCGCGGCCGCTCCGATGACCGGGGCGAGCGCGCAGGTGGTCGCCTCGACGCCCGCCGCGCTGATGGCCGCCCTGAAGGAAGCCGGGTACCGCGTCACCATGGACCCCGCCACCCCCGACAGCGACCCCAGCATGACCGTCATGGCCGGCGACTACGAGGTCAGCGTGTGGCTCAGCAACTGCAAGGCGGGCAGCTGTGGCCGCGTGACGGCCAGCACCTCCTGGGATTACAGCGACAGCGAGGAAGAACTGGATACCGCGCTGGTCAACGACTGGAACAGCAACTACTACACGCAGGCCTACGCCTACGAGGGCGCGTACTACCTGGATTCCAGCATGCCGATCGGCGGCGGGTACACCCGCGCCACCCTGAAAGCCTGGATGACCGATTACCTGGGTGACGTGAAGGACTTCGAACTCGAACTGCCCTGA
- a CDS encoding DUF1206 domain-containing protein, whose protein sequence is MADLKNVNSRVSRGAQQVKAGLRDTRDAAGHAAQHAAPGLETLARVGYASKGIVYFTVGFLALGVALGRGGRTTDTRGALSQLQDLPGGSALLFVLAVGLVGYALWQLIRAALDPERQGTAAKGLVKRAGYLLSAGVNLTLAVFTAGLAASGRAPQGNGSETQAAGTVLNLPGGQLLLGLVGVGLLGLAGSQLYTAYGAKFMKRMRFTDVQGRVRDLLIRTGQVGIASRGVLMLIIGVFALLAAWSGQASRTVGISEALTWLRSQPSGNLLLGVVAAGTLCYGVWCAVQARYRRIRIQDAA, encoded by the coding sequence ATGGCAGACCTGAAGAACGTGAACAGCCGCGTCAGTCGCGGCGCCCAGCAGGTGAAGGCCGGGTTGAGGGACACCCGTGACGCGGCCGGACACGCCGCGCAGCACGCCGCTCCGGGCCTGGAGACCCTGGCGCGCGTCGGGTACGCCAGCAAGGGCATCGTGTACTTCACGGTGGGATTCCTGGCGCTGGGGGTCGCGCTCGGACGGGGCGGCCGGACCACCGACACGCGCGGCGCGCTGTCGCAGTTGCAGGACCTGCCGGGCGGGTCGGCGCTGCTGTTCGTGCTGGCGGTCGGGCTGGTCGGGTACGCGCTGTGGCAGCTGATCCGCGCCGCGCTGGATCCCGAACGGCAGGGCACGGCCGCCAAGGGGCTGGTCAAGCGGGCCGGGTACCTGCTGAGCGCGGGCGTGAATCTGACGCTGGCGGTGTTCACGGCGGGACTGGCCGCTTCGGGCCGCGCGCCGCAGGGGAACGGCAGCGAGACGCAGGCGGCCGGGACGGTCCTGAACCTGCCGGGCGGGCAGCTGCTGCTGGGGCTGGTGGGCGTGGGCCTGCTGGGACTGGCGGGCAGTCAGCTGTACACGGCGTACGGCGCGAAGTTCATGAAGCGGATGCGCTTCACGGACGTGCAGGGCCGCGTGCGCGACCTGCTGATCCGGACCGGGCAGGTGGGCATCGCGTCGCGCGGGGTGCTGATGCTGATCATCGGGGTGTTCGCCCTGCTGGCCGCCTGGAGCGGGCAGGCCAGCCGGACGGTGGGTATCTCCGAGGCGCTGACGTGGCTGCGCTCGCAGCCATCCGGGAATCTGCTGCTGGGCGTGGTGGCGGCCGGGACCCTGTGTTACGGGGTGTGGTGCGCCGTGCAGGCCCGTTACCGCCGCATCCGCATTCAGGACGCCGCGTGA
- a CDS encoding methylglyoxal synthase, whose product MTVPDSSASGQSGERRPDNRQPDDRRPDERRQVALIAHDKKKLELALFALSHRDTLANFHLVATGTTGGILAKQTGLQVERVLSGPLGGDQQIGARLAEERVLAVFFFRDPLTAQPHEPDVSALVRLCDVHDIPLATNPASAEALMLWLREQIQG is encoded by the coding sequence ATGACCGTACCCGATTCCTCTGCATCCGGGCAGTCCGGTGAACGGCGACCCGACAACCGACAGCCCGACGACCGGCGGCCCGATGAGCGGCGGCAGGTGGCCCTGATCGCGCACGACAAGAAAAAGCTGGAACTGGCCCTGTTCGCCCTGAGTCACCGCGACACCCTGGCGAACTTTCATCTGGTGGCGACCGGCACGACCGGCGGCATCCTGGCCAAGCAGACGGGCCTTCAGGTCGAGCGGGTGCTGTCCGGGCCGCTGGGCGGCGACCAGCAGATCGGGGCGCGACTGGCCGAGGAACGCGTGCTGGCGGTGTTCTTCTTCCGCGACCCGCTGACGGCGCAGCCGCACGAACCGGACGTGTCGGCCCTGGTGCGCCTGTGCGACGTGCACGACATCCCGCTGGCGACCAACCCGGCGAGCGCCGAGGCGCTGATGCTGTGGCTGCGCGAGCAGATCCAGGGCTGA
- a CDS encoding HD domain-containing phosphohydrolase, translating to MTAWFGQACFGLDGLTFQPGPEWQAAFEEALRAEAQARASGDDAALGAALYRSGVALNRLGRSQEALAALLEAVAFLPAEDRAAQAHAWQEAACAQRNLACDSEAQEFLALALNLAREAGEAGLEVQVIEDLAQAHSEQGDHAAALQALRGSLASRHRPGLALHTVVRLAQVTLRAFEADPQRYAGALTDAETHLQEALAQRRPGRGDRLAGEGHAALARLLLHRRDPEAAHDAAWRALALMRQGGDTRGALQVLPDLARAQLALGLASQALTEVRAALTLNPDTHLPDEHAALHLAACDACEALGDHAGALAHHRAYHALDARRRDRLARERTQAAQARVGLHATREEARLHRQRSEELDLLVQERTAQLARSQRAVIDLLASCAEFRDAPLGPHTRWVGDATQAVALALGRAPADAAQLGLAARLHDVGKIGIPDAILLKQGPLISDEWARMAAHTTLGAQLLSQPGAADGGPLLELAAQIALTHHECWDGSGYPSGVAGPAIPLGGRVVRVVDTFDALISERPYKPGWTPAQALAYLESHAGTLFDPEIVRVFLALHESGRLPERH from the coding sequence GTGACGGCGTGGTTCGGGCAGGCGTGTTTCGGGCTGGACGGCCTGACGTTCCAGCCGGGCCCGGAGTGGCAGGCTGCGTTCGAGGAGGCGCTGCGGGCCGAGGCACAGGCGCGTGCTTCCGGGGACGACGCGGCGCTCGGGGCGGCGCTGTACCGCAGCGGCGTGGCCCTGAACCGCCTGGGCCGCTCGCAGGAGGCGCTGGCCGCGCTGCTCGAGGCGGTCGCGTTCCTGCCGGCGGAGGACCGGGCCGCGCAGGCGCACGCGTGGCAGGAGGCGGCCTGCGCGCAGCGGAATCTCGCCTGCGACAGCGAGGCGCAGGAATTCCTGGCGCTGGCCCTGAATCTGGCGCGTGAGGCGGGCGAGGCGGGCCTGGAAGTGCAGGTGATCGAGGATCTGGCGCAGGCGCACTCGGAGCAGGGGGATCACGCGGCGGCCCTGCAGGCCCTGCGCGGCAGTCTGGCCTCGCGGCACCGGCCCGGTCTGGCGCTGCACACGGTGGTGCGGCTGGCGCAGGTGACCCTGCGGGCCTTCGAGGCCGACCCGCAACGCTACGCCGGGGCTCTCACGGACGCCGAGACGCACCTGCAGGAGGCGCTGGCGCAGCGGCGGCCCGGCCGGGGCGACCGGCTGGCCGGGGAGGGGCACGCGGCGCTGGCGCGGCTGCTGCTGCACCGCCGCGACCCGGAAGCGGCGCATGACGCGGCGTGGCGGGCGCTGGCCCTGATGCGGCAGGGCGGCGACACGCGCGGCGCCCTGCAGGTGCTGCCCGACCTGGCGCGCGCGCAGCTGGCGCTGGGTCTGGCCTCCCAGGCGCTCACGGAGGTCCGGGCAGCCCTGACCCTGAATCCCGACACGCACCTGCCGGACGAGCACGCCGCGCTGCACCTGGCCGCCTGCGACGCCTGCGAGGCGCTGGGCGATCACGCCGGGGCGCTGGCTCACCACCGCGCGTACCACGCGCTGGACGCCCGCCGCCGCGACCGGCTGGCGCGCGAGCGGACGCAAGCGGCCCAGGCGCGCGTGGGCCTGCACGCCACGCGTGAGGAGGCGCGGCTGCACCGGCAGCGCAGCGAGGAACTCGATCTGCTGGTCCAGGAACGCACGGCGCAGCTGGCGCGCAGCCAGCGGGCCGTGATCGACCTGCTCGCCAGCTGCGCCGAATTCCGGGACGCGCCGCTGGGGCCGCACACCCGCTGGGTCGGGGACGCCACGCAGGCGGTGGCGCTGGCGCTGGGCCGCGCGCCCGCCGACGCCGCGCAGCTGGGACTGGCGGCGCGCCTGCACGACGTGGGCAAGATCGGCATTCCGGACGCCATCCTGCTCAAGCAGGGGCCGCTGATCTCCGACGAGTGGGCGCGCATGGCGGCCCACACCACGCTGGGCGCGCAACTGCTGTCGCAGCCGGGCGCGGCGGACGGCGGGCCGCTGCTGGAACTGGCCGCGCAGATCGCCCTGACGCACCACGAATGCTGGGACGGCAGCGGCTATCCGTCCGGGGTGGCGGGACCGGCGATTCCACTGGGGGGCCGGGTGGTGAGGGTGGTCGATACCTTCGACGCGCTGATCAGCGAGCGTCCCTACAAACCCGGCTGGACACCGGCCCAGGCGCTGGCCTACCTGGAAAGCCACGCTGGGACGCTGTTCGACCCCGAAATCGTGAGGGTCTTCCTGGCCCTGCATGAGAGCGGCCGCCTGCCTGAACGCCACTGA